The Rhodospirillales bacterium nucleotide sequence GGGCGAACAGGGCGACCGCGACCAGGGGCAAAACGAGCTTGGCGATCGCGACGAACCGGCTGTACCCCCCGCGCCGGCCGGGCGCCGGGGCGGCGGCGGGGGCCTCGATTCCGCCGCCGGGGCGGATGGCCTGGGGAATCGACGGAACGGGGGGACTCATGGCGCGGACCCGATCGGATGCCACGGTCACGCCACGCCCGCGCGCAGGCAATCGTGGATGTGCAGGATTCCGACCGGTCGGCCGTCTTCGACCGCGAACAGCGCGGTGATCGCCTTGGCGTTCATGATGTGCAGCGCTTCGCTCGCGAGCGCGTCCGGCCGCACCGTCTTGACGTTGCGGCTCATGACGTCGCCGGCGGTGCGTCGCAGCAGGTCGGCATCCGAGATGTGCCGGCGGATGTCGCCGTCGGTGATGATGCCGCTCAAGCGGCCGGAAGAATCGACGATGCCGACGCAGCCCAGGCTCTTGCCGGTCATTTCGACGATGGCGTCGGTCATCGGCGCCGACGGCGGGAGCAACGGTATGCGGGCGCCGGTGTGCATGATGTCGGCGACGCGGAGCAAACGCCGCCCGAGCTTCCCGCCCGGATGGAGTTGGCGGAAGTCGTCGGCGGAAAAGCCCTTGCCTTCCAGCAGCGCGACCGCGAGCGCGTCGCCGAGCGCGAGCATCAGGGTGGTCGAGGTGGTCGGCGCGAGGCCCATCGGGCAGGCCTCGTCGGCGGCCGGGTAGACCAGGGCGACGGTCGCGGCGCGGGCCAGCGCGCTGGCGGGATCCGACGTCATCGCGATCAACGGTATGGCGAAGCGCTTGGCGTAGGCGACGATGTCGGCGAGTTCGGCGGTCTCGCCCGAATTGGACAGCGCCAGCACCGCGTCCTGGCTCGTCACCATGCCGAGATCGCCGTGACTGGCCTCGGCCGGGTGCACGAACAGCGCCGGCGTTCCGGTTGAAGCCAGCGTCGCCGCGATCTTGCGCGCGATGTGGCCGCTCTTGCCGATGCCGGTGACGATCACGCGCCCGGTGACGGCGGCGAGAGTATCGAGCGCGGCGGCGAAACTGGACCCCAGGCTGGCGGCCAGCGCGCGCAGCGCGTCCGCTTCGGTCGCGAGAACCCGCCGCGCGGTGGCGATGCCGGCGTTGTCCTCGGTCGCGGCGGAGAGCTTGGCTTCGGTCGTTCCCATATGCGATCGGATCCGTGTTCGCGGGTTTCGGCGCCTGCCGGGGGATTTCGGCAACGGCTCGCCGGGAGCCGCCGCAACGCCAGGGCCGAGCCGGAACGCCTTGGCCTGATTACGCCACCCGGGACCTTAATAGTTCGCGAGTATGCCTTTAACCCTATGATTCGTCAATAAAAGCCGGGAACCGGCCCCATTGCCGAACCGTCGGGACGCCCGCGCCCGCGCCCCGGGGCAGCCCGATCAAACGTGGGCGAAAAAGTCCTCGGCCTCGAACCCGGCGAGGTCGAGTTCGACGCGCATCGGCAGGAAGGCGAAGCACGCGTCGGCCATCCGGGTGCGGTTCTCGCGCCCGAGCATGGCGTCCAGCTTTTCCCGCAGGGCGTGCAGATGCAGCACGTCGGCCGCCGCGTATTGGACTTGCGCCGGGCTCAGGGTTTCCGCCGCCCAGTCGGAGGATTGCTGCTCCTTGCTCAGTTCGATGCCGAGCAGCTCCTTGCACAAATCCTTGAGGCCGTGCCGGTCGGTGTACGTGCGCACCAGCCGGGACGCGATCTTGGTGCAGTAGGCCGGCACCGCCATGACGCCGAGATGCTGGCGCATGATCGCCATGTCGAAGCGCGCGAAGTGGAAGATCTTGGTGATCCGCTTGTCGGCGAGCACCGCTTTCAGGTTGGGAGCGTCGTATTCGGGTTCGGGAAAGTGGACGAGATGCGCGGTGCCGTCCCCCGCCGACAGTTGCACGACGCACAACCGGTCGCGGCGCGGATGCAACCCCTGGGACTCGCAGTCGACGGCGATCGCGCCTTCGAACGACAGGCCCTTCGGCAAATCGCCGCGATGGACTTCGATGGCGGGCTTGCGAGATTTCACCGGCGCTGCGTTCCTGCGGGGGCCGATGCGCGCGGCCCCGATGGTGCCCAGGAGAAGACTCGAACTTCCACGACCTCGCGGCCACAGGTACCTGAAACCTGCGCGTCTACCAATTCCGCCACCTGGGCATCGGGCGAAAACCTAAGGGGTATCGGTACGTCGGCGGTCCCGAGCGCCCCAAGCGCCCACGTCGTTAATCCGAGGGGGGCTCGCTGTCAACCGAGATCGCCCCTTGGGGCGCGCTTGGAGGCGCCGGGATCGGGCGGCGGGCGCGGGGATGGCCGATCCGCAAGGCTTGTGGCAAAATACCGCCTTCGGCTTGGCGTTCGGACCGGCTCCGAAGCGCCCCGCCCGGAAGGTCTGGGATCATGCGCCGCCAGGTGGTGACGGTTTTCGGGGGTTCGGGTTTTCTCGGGCGGCACGTGGTTCAGCGCCTGTGCCGGGAAGGCGCGATCGTGCGCGTCGCGGCGCGGGACCCGGAACGGGCATCGATATTGAAGCCGCTCGGCGACGTCGGCCA carries:
- a CDS encoding ribonuclease D, which produces MEVHRGDLPKGLSFEGAIAVDCESQGLHPRRDRLCVVQLSAGDGTAHLVHFPEPEYDAPNLKAVLADKRITKIFHFARFDMAIMRQHLGVMAVPAYCTKIASRLVRTYTDRHGLKDLCKELLGIELSKEQQSSDWAAETLSPAQVQYAAADVLHLHALREKLDAMLGRENRTRMADACFAFLPMRVELDLAGFEAEDFFAHV
- a CDS encoding KpsF/GutQ family sugar-phosphate isomerase, whose translation is MGTTEAKLSAATEDNAGIATARRVLATEADALRALAASLGSSFAAALDTLAAVTGRVIVTGIGKSGHIARKIAATLASTGTPALFVHPAEASHGDLGMVTSQDAVLALSNSGETAELADIVAYAKRFAIPLIAMTSDPASALARAATVALVYPAADEACPMGLAPTTSTTLMLALGDALAVALLEGKGFSADDFRQLHPGGKLGRRLLRVADIMHTGARIPLLPPSAPMTDAIVEMTGKSLGCVGIVDSSGRLSGIITDGDIRRHISDADLLRRTAGDVMSRNVKTVRPDALASEALHIMNAKAITALFAVEDGRPVGILHIHDCLRAGVA